The nucleotide sequence CAAGGCCCCGCCCCCGGCCCCCTACGTGAACGTGAGCGAGGCCCTGAAGGGGGCGCTCCCCAACTTCATCCCCGGCCTCGGCACCCTCTACGTGGACCCCTCCAAGCTCCCCGAAGGGCCCTTCCTGGCCTACGACAAGGCGGGGAACCTGGTAAAGGTGGTCTTCATGGTCCCCCTCAAGAAGCTCAACGAGAGCCAGAAGTACGTGGACATCGGCACCCAGACCCTGCGGGCCCTGGGGATCACCCGCGTGGACCACGTGAACCTCATCCCCTCGGGACCCCACCCCGGGGTGAACGAGCCCCACTACCACATTGAGCTGGTCCTGGTCTCCGTGGACCAGGAGCGGAAGGTGCTGGAGGGCGAGCCCTACTAAGGGGCCTCGAGGAAGGGGCGGGGCCTGAGCCCCGCCCCTTTCCCACGGACCCTAGGCCCGCCCCAGGTCCTGCGGGTAGGATGGTAGGGGAGGGAGCATGAACCTGCAAAGGCTCTTGAAGGAAGCGCAGAAGGCCCAGAAGAAGGCCGCCGAGGTCCAGGAGAGGCTGGAAGCCATGACCGTGGTGGGCGCCGCCCAGGGCCTGGTGGAGGTGGAGGCCAACGGCCACGGGAGGATCCTCGCCCTAAGGCTCAAGCCCGAGGCCCTCCAAGCCTTCCAGGACGATCCCGAGGGCCTCGAGGACCTCCTCCTGGTGGCCATCCAGGACGCCCAGAACAAGGCCCGCGAGCTTTCGGAAAAGGAGATGGCCCGGGAGCTCGGGGGCGTGGGGGACGTGCTGGGGAAGCTCCTTTAGCCCATGAGGTATCCCGAAAGCCTCCTCAGGCTCACCCGGGCCCTCTCCCGCCTGCCGGGGATCGGCCCCAAGACGGCCCAGAAGCTGGCCCTGCACCTGGCCTTCCAGAAGGAGGAGGCGGAAGGGCTCCGCGAGGCCCTGGAAGGGCTTCGGAGCCTGGGGGTCTGCCCCGCCTGCGGCAACCTCTCGGAGGGGGGGCTCTGCCCCATCTGCCAGGACGAAAGCCGGGATCCCTCGGTCCTCGCCGTGGTGGAGACCGTGGCCGACCTCTACGCCCTGGAGCGGAGCGGGGAGTTCTCCGGGCGCTACCACGTCCTGGGGGGGGCCCTAAACCCCCTGGAGGGCGTGGGGCCCAAGGAGCTCAACCTGGAAGGCCTCTTCGCCAGGCTCCAGGGGGTGAGGGAGGTGGTCCTGGCCACCTCCATGACCGTGGAGGGAGAGGCCACGGCCCTCTTCCTCGCAGAGGAGCTGAAGCGGCGGGGGGTGAAGGCCACCCGCCTGGCCTACGGCCTGCCCGTGGGGGGTAGCCTGGAGTATGTGGACGAGGTGACCCTAGGCCGGGCCCTGGAAGGGCGGAAGCCCCTCTAGCATGCCGCCCGCCGAGGACCTTCCCCAGGCCACGGAGCTCCTCGTGGGAGGAAGCCCTGTGGTAGGCTATGCCCGGATGCGGGGAGCGCCCTCTAAGCCCAGGCCCCGGGAGGACCTCCTCCTGGAGCCCGGGGCTAAGTGGCCCCACCTTGGTTTCGCAACATGGGATGCCCCAACTAGGGCGGTAAGGAGGCCCTTTTGGGGCCCCGGGGTACTTAGCCTGGGCCAGGCCCGGCTCCAGGCGGGAAGGTTGGGCGCAGCCCGGGGGGAGGTGACGGGATGGCTTACCTAGAGACCCTTGCCCCCTTAGGGGTGAAGCGGGCCGTACTGACGGGGCTGGACGGCCTGGTCATTGAGGCCTTGGGCCGGGGAACCCCCCCTGCCGAGGTCCTGGCGGCGGAGCTCGCCTCCTTGGCCCGGCACCTCGCCCCCCTGGCCCAGGCCCTCTCGGGGGAGGTGCGCCGCTTCTCCCTGGCCACGGAGACCCACGAGGTCCTGGCCCTGAAGGTGGGGGAGTACCTCCTGGGGGCGGTGGTGGAGCGGGGCATGGACCGTAGGGCCATCGGTCAGGAGCTCTCCCGCATCGCCCTCAGGCTGCAAAACCTCTAGGAGGAACCATGCGAGAAGCCCTGGAGGCGCTGAAGGCCACCCAAGGGGTACGGGTAGCCGCCCTTCTCAGCGAGGACGGCTTCGTGGTGGAAGAGGTGCGGGAGGAGGACACCCCGGAGCCCGGCCTCCTCTCGGCCCGGGCGGCCACGGTCCTGGGCACGGCCAAGGCCCTGGGCCAGACCCTGGGCCAGGAAGGGCTGGAGGAGGTCATGGTAGAGTACCCCGAGGGGGCGCTCCTCCTCGTGCCCCTGCCGGGCCATCACCTCCTCCTCCTCCTGGACGGGGTGCGGAGCCTGGGACGGGTCCGGCTCGCCCTAAAGCGGTGGTTGCCCCAGATCGCGGAGGCCTTAACATGAACGAACTCAAGTTGGACATCCAGATTGACCGGGATACCGCCCTAGGCCGCTACACCAACCTCGCCCTCATCGCCCACACCAAGAACGAGTTCATCCTGGACTTCGCCCTCCTGCAACCCCAGGGCGGGGCCATCGTGGTGAGCCGCATCGTCACCAGCCCCCAGCACGCCAAGGCCCTCCTCCGGAGCCTGGCCGAGAACGTGGCCCGCTACGAGGAGGCCTTCGGCCCCATTCCCGAGCCCGTGGCGGAAAACCAGGCCTGATTCTATAGGTTTTCCCGCCACCAGTCCAGGTAGGCCCTAAGCCGGGCCACCCTGCGGTCGGGCCTTCCCGAGCGGGAGAGCTCGTGCCCCTCCTCCGGCACCCGGAAGAAGCGGGTCCGGACCCCGAGGTGGAGGAGGGCTGTGTACCAGGTCTCCCCCTGGTCCACGGGGCAGCGGTGGTCGGCCTCCGCGTGGACCACCAGGGTGGGGGTGCGCACCCGGTGGACGAGGCTTAGGGGGCTTTTCTCCCAGAGGACCTCGGGCCTTTCCCAGGGCTTCGCCCCGAGCTCCAGGTAGGTGAACCGGGGGCCGATGTCGCTTGCCCCGAAGAAGCTCAGCCAGTTAGAGATGCTCCGGTCGGTGACGGCGGCCCGGAAGCGCTCCGGGTGGCGGGCGGTGAGCCAGTTCGTCATGAACCCCCCGTAGCTTCCCCCCGCCACCCCCACCCGGCCTGGGTCCAGGGGGAAGCGGGCGAGGACGTGGTCCAAAAAGCCCAGGAGGTCCCTTTCGTCCCTTTCCCCCCACTCCCCTTCCAGAAGGGCGAAGTCCTGGCCAAAACCCGTGGAACCCCGCGGATTGGCGAAGGCCACGGCATAGCCCCTGGCCCGGTAGAGCTGGAACTCCAGCACGGGGGCCTCGCCGAAGGCGGTATGGGGCCCCCCGTGGATGTAGAGGATCACCGGGTGGGGGCCCTCCCCCTCGGGCAGAAGGACCCACCCCGGGACCTTGTGCCCCTCGGGGCTTGTCCACTCGGTGTAGAGGGGCTCGGCCAGGTCCAAGACCCCGGCGTTGGGGTCAAAGGTGCCCAAGGGCCCCTCGAGGCGGGCGGGGTGGGTAAAGCCCTCCTTGAGGAGGAAAAGCCCCCCCTCCGTGAGGGCGAAGGCGAGGACGCTTCCCCCCTCGGTGAGGGCCTCCGCCTTCCCGTCCAGGCCCACCCGGTAGAGCCTCGCCGTGCCGGCCTCCGTGCGCACCAGGTAGACCCCCCCTTCCCCCCACTTGGGCCCCTGGAGGTGCCGGCCGAAGCGAAGGTCCGAGTTTAAGGAGTTCCCCAGGCTCCCCTCAAAGAGCACCCGCGCCC is from Thermus islandicus DSM 21543 and encodes:
- a CDS encoding DUF3467 domain-containing protein, whose amino-acid sequence is MNELKLDIQIDRDTALGRYTNLALIAHTKNEFILDFALLQPQGGAIVVSRIVTSPQHAKALLRSLAENVARYEEAFGPIPEPVAENQA
- a CDS encoding roadblock/LC7 domain-containing protein, with the protein product MREALEALKATQGVRVAALLSEDGFVVEEVREEDTPEPGLLSARAATVLGTAKALGQTLGQEGLEEVMVEYPEGALLLVPLPGHHLLLLLDGVRSLGRVRLALKRWLPQIAEALT
- a CDS encoding YbaB/EbfC family nucleoid-associated protein; the encoded protein is MNLQRLLKEAQKAQKKAAEVQERLEAMTVVGAAQGLVEVEANGHGRILALRLKPEALQAFQDDPEGLEDLLLVAIQDAQNKARELSEKEMARELGGVGDVLGKLL
- the recR gene encoding recombination mediator RecR → MRYPESLLRLTRALSRLPGIGPKTAQKLALHLAFQKEEAEGLREALEGLRSLGVCPACGNLSEGGLCPICQDESRDPSVLAVVETVADLYALERSGEFSGRYHVLGGALNPLEGVGPKELNLEGLFARLQGVREVVLATSMTVEGEATALFLAEELKRRGVKATRLAYGLPVGGSLEYVDEVTLGRALEGRKPL
- a CDS encoding S9 family peptidase, with the translated sequence MEPEVLFRLRFLSDLTPGPGGLPLFVLTDILEGDPPRYRSRLALFDGGLRLLTQEEAKRPSFRAPFLYFLRRVGEGDELFRLDLRGGEAERLTETAGVLDYALGPGGEVAFLALKEPQKPGAPRVFEGWPFKMDGRGLLPEGNVALYALEDGKPRLLLDRYPAPKEMAYTPEGLYLVMPEDVRAQAEGRDTLFLLREGRLEKVYGGVGPIFGLEWSPEGLFFLGHAFERGGGTEARLYHLQEGRARVLFEGSLGNSLNSDLRFGRHLQGPKWGEGGVYLVRTEAGTARLYRVGLDGKAEALTEGGSVLAFALTEGGLFLLKEGFTHPARLEGPLGTFDPNAGVLDLAEPLYTEWTSPEGHKVPGWVLLPEGEGPHPVILYIHGGPHTAFGEAPVLEFQLYRARGYAVAFANPRGSTGFGQDFALLEGEWGERDERDLLGFLDHVLARFPLDPGRVGVAGGSYGGFMTNWLTARHPERFRAAVTDRSISNWLSFFGASDIGPRFTYLELGAKPWERPEVLWEKSPLSLVHRVRTPTLVVHAEADHRCPVDQGETWYTALLHLGVRTRFFRVPEEGHELSRSGRPDRRVARLRAYLDWWRENL
- a CDS encoding DUF5602 domain-containing protein — its product is KAPPPAPYVNVSEALKGALPNFIPGLGTLYVDPSKLPEGPFLAYDKAGNLVKVVFMVPLKKLNESQKYVDIGTQTLRALGITRVDHVNLIPSGPHPGVNEPHYHIELVLVSVDQERKVLEGEPY
- a CDS encoding roadblock/LC7 domain-containing protein is translated as MAYLETLAPLGVKRAVLTGLDGLVIEALGRGTPPAEVLAAELASLARHLAPLAQALSGEVRRFSLATETHEVLALKVGEYLLGAVVERGMDRRAIGQELSRIALRLQNL